One Callospermophilus lateralis isolate mCalLat2 chromosome 6, mCalLat2.hap1, whole genome shotgun sequence genomic region harbors:
- the Myct1 gene encoding myc target protein 1 produces MANNTSLGSPWPENFWEDLLMSFTVSMAIGLVIGGFIWALLVCLSRRRASAPISQWSSSRRSRSSHTQSLNRSGFYRHSGCERRSNLSLASLTFQRQASLELANSFPRKSSFRASTFHPFLQCPPLPVQTESQLMTLPSSSTSASVNASQPLRRPDFHWSSDSLRVGFSVPPPPAYDSIIKAFPDS; encoded by the coding sequence AGGACCTTCTAATGTCCTTCACGGTATCCATGGCGATCGGGCTGGTAATTGGAGGATTTATTTGGGCATTATTGGTTTGTCTGTCTCGAAGAAGAGCCAGCGCTCCCATCTCACAGTGGAGTTCAAGCCGGCGATCCAGGTCCTCGCACACCCAGAGCCTCAACAGAAGTGGGTTTTACCGCCACAGCGGCTGTGAGCGCAGAAGCAACCTCAGCCTGGCCAGCCTCACTTTCCAGCGGCAAGCGTCCCTGGAGCTAGCGAATTCCTTCCCGAGAAAATCAAGTTTCAGAGCTTCCACTTTCCATCCGTTTCTGCAGTGTCCGCCGCTTCCTGTACAAACTGAGAGTCAGTTGATGACCCTGCCTTCTTCCAGCACCTCCGCCTCTGTCAACGCCTCCCAGCCTCTGAGGCGGCCAGACTTCCACTGGTCCAGCGACAGCCTCCGGGTGGGCTTCTCAGTCCCGCCGCCACCTGCCTATGATTCCATCATTAAGGCATTTCCAGATTCCTGA